The proteins below come from a single Xyrauchen texanus isolate HMW12.3.18 chromosome 1, RBS_HiC_50CHRs, whole genome shotgun sequence genomic window:
- the LOC127643478 gene encoding histone H3.2-like, giving the protein MARMKQTAHKSTGGKAPRKQLVTKAARKSAPATGGVKKPHRYRTGTVTLRVIRRYQKSTELLIHKLPFQHLVREIAQDFKTDLRFRSSAVMILQESSEDYLVGLFEDTNLCAIHAKRVTIMPKDIQLAHWRKCLNPQ; this is encoded by the coding sequence ATGGCAAGAATGAAACAGACCGCTCATAAATCCACCGGTGGAAAAGCCCCGAGGAAGCAGCTCGTTACTAAAGCCGCCCGTAAGAGCGCTCCAGCCACCGGTGGAGTCAAGAAACCTCATCGTTACAGAACCGGTACCGTGACTCTGCGAGTGATCCGCCGTTATCAGAAGTCCACTGAGCTGCTGATTCACAAACTGCCTTTCCAGCATCTGGTGAGAGAAATCGCTCAGGATTTCAAGACGGATCTGCGCTTCCGGAGTTCCGCTGTCATGATCCTGCAGGAGTCCAGCGAGGATTATTTGGTCGGTCTGTTTGAGGACACCAACTTGTGTGCCATCCATGCCAAGAGGGTCACCATCATGCCCAAAGACATTCAGCTGGCACACTGGAGAAAGTGCTTAAATCCACAGTGA